Proteins from a single region of Carassius carassius chromosome 37, fCarCar2.1, whole genome shotgun sequence:
- the LOC132118463 gene encoding insulin-like growth factor-binding protein 3: protein MENLRPGRKMSFFSNLTPVVLLLIIYSGSWSLAGRLGPHKNCMTCKDGHPSGTGRASRDPAGAPSTTVLASGEPCGVYTLSCAKGLRCIPPPREHSPLQALLQGRGFCTKQSRTSPTERPRPTGPHPSNSGEIDKAPCRKLLNTVLRGLELTIFQSDRDIYIPNCDTRGFYRKKQCRSSKGMQRGQCWCVDEMGNTVPSRAGEDGILPCDGE from the exons ATGGAGAACCTGAGACCCGGACGCAAGATGTCTTTCTTTTCCAACTTGACGCCCGTTGTCCTGTTGCTGATCATCTACAGTGGATCCTGGTCTTTAGCGGGTCGCTTGGGCCCCCACAAAAACTGCATGACCTGCAAAGATGGGCACCCCTCAGGCACGGGCCGGGCCTCCAGAGACCCAGCCGGGGCACCCAGCACCACCGTGTTGGCGTCTGGGGAGCCCTGCGGGGTTTACACCCTGAGCTGCGCCAAGGGGCTTCGCTGCATACCCCCTCCACGTGAACACAGCCCCCTTCAGGCTCTGCTGCAGGGCAGAGGCTTCTGCACCAAACAAAGCAGAACCAGTCCCACCGAGAGGCCCCGCCCCACAG GGCCACATCCTTCAAATAGTGGTGAAATAGACAAG GCTCCATGTCGTAAGCTGCTCAACACTGTCTTGCGAGGTCTCGAGCTCACCATTTTCCAGTCCGATCGTGACATCTACATCCCAAACTGTGACACTCGTGGGTTCTACAGGAAAAAGCAG TGTCGGTCTTCTAAGGGCATGCAGCGCGGCCAGTGCTGGTGCGTCGACGAGATGGGCAACACTGTGCCATCACGTGCCGGGGAGGATGGCATTTTACCATGCGATGGAGAGTGA